The Benincasa hispida cultivar B227 chromosome 9, ASM972705v1, whole genome shotgun sequence genome has a segment encoding these proteins:
- the LOC120086195 gene encoding jacalin-related lectin 34-like isoform X1 gives MTVKLPAHGSKRGSVWNDGVHEGVKRLEIIHDDEWVCGVRIEYIDKNGKAEWGLIHGQQTRHGYSDHSIKQAIEFPSPCSDFLTSIHGYTEYSSIKSLTFETISGRTYGPYGDQEGKGTKFSIPLRAAKIVGFHGRSDEHSLNAIGVYVQPITKSMRQLHLQLQPQPEPEPEPEPEPQPQPEECFSLGEYGLEDGEY, from the exons ATGACCGTGAAGTTGCCGGCTCATGGGTCTAAAAGGGGGAGTGTTTGGAATGACGGAGTTCATGAGGGAGTCAAACGGCTTGAGATTATTCATGACGACGAATGGGTCTGCGGTGTTCGTATCGAgtatattgataaaaatgggAAAGCAGAATGGGGTCTCATTCATGGCCAACAGACCAGACACGGATACAGTGACCATTCAATTAAACAG GCAATTGAATTTCCTTCTCCCTGCAGCGATTTTCTCACTTCAATTCACGGCTACACCGAGTACAGTTCGATTAAGTCGCTGACTTTTGAAACAATTAGTGGTCGAACCTATGGCCCATATGGTGATCAGGAAGGCAAGGGAACCAAATTTTCAATCCCACTCAGGGCAGCGAAGATTGTGGGCTTCCATGGCCGGAGCGATGAGCACTCCCTCAATGCTATTGGAGTATATGTGCAACCAATTACCAA AAGCATGCGCCAACTCCATCTCCAGCTCCAGCCCCAGCCTGAGCCTGAGCCTGAGCCCGAGCCCGAGCCCCAGCCGCAGCCTGAGGAATGTTTTAGTTTGGGAGAATATGGGCTTGAAGATGGGGAATATTGA
- the LOC120086195 gene encoding jacalin-related lectin 34-like isoform X3, which yields MTVKLPAHGSKRGSVWNDGVHEGVKRLEIIHDDEWVCGVRIEYIDKNGKAEWGLIHGQQTRHGYSDHSIKQAIEFPSPCSDFLTSIHGYTEYSSIKSLTFETISGRTYGPYGDQEGKGTKFSIPLRAAKIVGFHGRSDEHSLNAIGVYVQPITNKQV from the exons ATGACCGTGAAGTTGCCGGCTCATGGGTCTAAAAGGGGGAGTGTTTGGAATGACGGAGTTCATGAGGGAGTCAAACGGCTTGAGATTATTCATGACGACGAATGGGTCTGCGGTGTTCGTATCGAgtatattgataaaaatgggAAAGCAGAATGGGGTCTCATTCATGGCCAACAGACCAGACACGGATACAGTGACCATTCAATTAAACAG GCAATTGAATTTCCTTCTCCCTGCAGCGATTTTCTCACTTCAATTCACGGCTACACCGAGTACAGTTCGATTAAGTCGCTGACTTTTGAAACAATTAGTGGTCGAACCTATGGCCCATATGGTGATCAGGAAGGCAAGGGAACCAAATTTTCAATCCCACTCAGGGCAGCGAAGATTGTGGGCTTCCATGGCCGGAGCGATGAGCACTCCCTCAATGCTATTGGAGTATATGTGCAACCAATTACCAA TAAACAAGTTTAA
- the LOC120086195 gene encoding agglutinin-like isoform X2: MGLKGGVFGMTEFMRESNGLRLFMTTNGSAVFVSSILIKMGKQNGVSFMANRPDTDTVTIQLNSDFLTSIHGYTEYSSIKSLTFETISGRTYGPYGDQEGKGTKFSIPLRAAKIVGFHGRSDEHSLNAIGVYVQPITKSMRQLHLQLQPQPEPEPEPEPEPQPQPEECFSLGEYGLEDGEY; this comes from the exons ATGGGTCTAAAAGGGGGAGTGTTTGGAATGACGGAGTTCATGAGGGAGTCAAACGGCTTGAGATTATTCATGACGACGAATGGGTCTGCGGTGTTCGTATCGAgtatattgataaaaatgggAAAGCAGAATGGGGTCTCATTCATGGCCAACAGACCAGACACGGATACAGTGACCATTCAATTAAACAG CGATTTTCTCACTTCAATTCACGGCTACACCGAGTACAGTTCGATTAAGTCGCTGACTTTTGAAACAATTAGTGGTCGAACCTATGGCCCATATGGTGATCAGGAAGGCAAGGGAACCAAATTTTCAATCCCACTCAGGGCAGCGAAGATTGTGGGCTTCCATGGCCGGAGCGATGAGCACTCCCTCAATGCTATTGGAGTATATGTGCAACCAATTACCAA AAGCATGCGCCAACTCCATCTCCAGCTCCAGCCCCAGCCTGAGCCTGAGCCTGAGCCCGAGCCCGAGCCCCAGCCGCAGCCTGAGGAATGTTTTAGTTTGGGAGAATATGGGCTTGAAGATGGGGAATATTGA